In Elephas maximus indicus isolate mEleMax1 chromosome 7, mEleMax1 primary haplotype, whole genome shotgun sequence, the following proteins share a genomic window:
- the LOC126080872 gene encoding olfactory receptor 1440-like: MAGGRNNTAVTKFILLGFSDFPEFKIALFIVFLGIYLLTMAWNLGLITLIKMDSHLHTPMYFFLNKLAFFDTCYVSSTAPKMLSDFFQEQKSISFMGYIMQYFFFSSFTLTECCLLAAMAYDRYAAICRPLLYTAIMSPAFCLQMLIGSCVTGFFGSFIQVCALLQLHFCGPDVINHFFRDLPQLMILSYSDTYFLQVIFSVLTVIFGLISVLVIMISYGYLVVTILKITSAEGRSRAFNTCASHLTAVTLFYGSGTFVYLWPSSDGSLSQSKLASILYTVLIPMLNPLIYSLRNKEIKDALNRWKKRIFS, translated from the coding sequence ATGGCTGGAGGAAGGAACAATACAGCAGTCACTAAGTTCATCCTCTTGGGATTCTCAGATTTTCCTGAATTCAAGATTGCCCTCTTTATAGTATTCCTTGGGATATACCTCTTGACAATGGCCTGGAACTTGGGTCTTATCACCCTCATCAAGATGGACTCCCATCtgcacacacccatgtatttcttcctcaaCAAACTGGCTTTCTTCGATACATGCTATGTTTCTTCCACAGCCCCCAAGATGCTCTCAGACTTCTTCCAGGAGCAGAAATCCATCTCCTTCATGGGGTACATCATGCAGTACTTCTTCTTTTCTAGCTTCACCCTGACTGAGTGCTGCCTTCTGGCGGCCATGGCTTATGATCGATATGCTGCCATTTGCAGGCCTCTACTTTACACAGCCATCATGTCCCCTGCCTTCTGTCTGCAGATGCTCATAGGATCTTGCGTAACTGGATTCTTTGGCTCATTTATACAGGTGTGTGCCTTACTTCAGCTCCATTTCTGTGGACCAGATGTCATTAACCATTTCTTCCGTGACCTGCCCCAACTGATGATCCTGTCTTACTCTGATACCTATTTCTTACAAGTTATCTTCTCTGTGCTCACAGTGATCTTTGGACTGATTTCTGTGCTGGTTATCATGATATCCTATGGTTATCTTGTTGTCACCATTTTGAAGATCACTTCAGCTGAAGGCAGGTCCAGGGCTTTCAACACCTGTGCTTCTCACCTGACAGCAGTAACCCTCTTCTACGGCTCAGGCACCTTTGTCTATTTATGGCCCAGCTCTGATGGTTCTCTTAGCCAAAGCAAGCTTGCTTCTATTTTATACACTGTACTGATTCCTATGTTAAATCCACTGATCTATAGTCTCAGAAACAAGGAAATCAAAGATGCCCTAAACAGATGGAAGAAGAGAATTTTCTCCTGA